Part of the Puniceicoccus vermicola genome, ATTCTCGCGACGGTACCGAGCGATCTATTTGGCATTGTCATTACCACGAAAGAGGGAGAGGTCTTCACAGTTGGGGATGTCGATTACCAGTTTTCGATTCAGTCGGTGGCGAAGCCTTTCACTGCGGCTCTGGTGATGCAGGAGCACGGCCCAGAGAAGGTCCAGGAGGACATCGGCGTCGAGCCGACCGGGCTTCCCTTTAACTCGAAGCTGGCCCTCGAGGTGCATGAAGAGCGCTCGGTGAACCCGATGGTCAACGCCGGAGCCATTGCCGTGGTCAGTATGGTGCCTGCCGAGAACGAAGACGAGCGGTGGGAGAAGATCATGGACAACTTGGAAGCGTTTGCGGGGGATGATCTCACCGTGCTCGAAGAGGTTTACCAATCTGAATACGAGAATTGCTGGAGTAACCGGGCGATCGCCAATCTGCTTTTCAACTATGGTCGTCTCTACTGCGAACCTGAAGAAGCTTTGCGGGTCTACACCCGCGAATGTTCGGTCGGAGTCAGCGCTCTGGATCTCGGAATGATGGGAGCGACATTGGCCAATGGAGGAACCAATCCGGCAACGCAGGAGGAAGTTCTT contains:
- the glsA gene encoding glutaminase A, producing MMRSKLNFSHFISFSRFSGVALLLVLGFSHQGWAETVESTESKAEGLSAEKLQSVIESAYDRYKDLDEGANADYIPILATVPSDLFGIVITTKEGEVFTVGDVDYQFSIQSVAKPFTAALVMQEHGPEKVQEDIGVEPTGLPFNSKLALEVHEERSVNPMVNAGAIAVVSMVPAENEDERWEKIMDNLEAFAGDDLTVLEEVYQSEYENCWSNRAIANLLFNYGRLYCEPEEALRVYTRECSVGVSALDLGMMGATLANGGTNPATQEEVLDADHVPELLALMAIAGFYDESGEWMYTAGIPAKTGVGGGIVAVVPGEMSIAAFSPRVNASGNSVKAMKAIRYIAGELGVGVFGANPEKE